Genomic segment of Citrus sinensis cultivar Valencia sweet orange chromosome 7, DVS_A1.0, whole genome shotgun sequence:
TGAACGACGGCGGATTTTTCGAAAATGTCGCCGCTAACTCCACTGATTCTTCCACCGTCACGTCCAATTCCGCCGTCTCCGGCGGCGAAAACAACTTCCCTGCCAATTTCTCCGGTTGCCGTAGCAGCAACAGCTTCGCTGACTCCCAATTCTGCGGCGAACTATGCGTTCCGGtgattttccttttccttttccttttcgtttGAAATAAGTTTcgaaaatttgaatattacgtgaaatttatgaattactatttttattgaattttttttttaattctaattatctttttgaaattttgttacaGTACGATGACTTGGCAGAGTTAGAATggctttcaaattttgttgaagaCTCATTCTCAATGGACCAAACATTACAAAAGAGTGACCTTGAGTTTTTATCCGGGTCCAAATCACTCACACCCGAatcctcttcatcatcaaccCGACTCGAACCGGTCAGCCCAAAAGCCAGCAACCCGGTTTTCCTCCCCGAGACTCCGCTGCCCGGTAAAGCCCGGTCCAAGCGCCCACGTGCTGCGCCTTGTGATTGGTCCACACGTCTCCTCCACGTGTCCCCGAAGGGACCGTCCGTGGAGCGTGAGAGTCCGAACCCCCTGATGCATACGGAGTCGGGTGATTCAGTTCGAAAATGTTTGCACTGTGCGTCAGAGAAGACCCCACAATGGCGGACTGGGCCGATGGGTCCGAAAACTTTGTGCAATGCGTGTGGAGTCCGCTACAAGTCCGGTCGGTTGGTACCCGAATACCGACCCGCTGCTAGTCCCACATTTGTGTCAGCAAAGCATTCAAATTCACATAGGAAGGTAATGGAACTTAGGAGGCAGAAAGAAATGCAAAGGGCACCGCAGCAACAATTTCTTGGTCAACGTTCGATTTTCGGTGTATCCAACGGTGCTGATGATTACTTGATTCATCATCCTAGCGGACCTGATTTTAGGCATATGATTTAGGTTGAAATTGAAGTGTTTAACAATCAATTGCAGTTcgctatatttttttttttccttcgaGAATTCGATTTTGTAGCTTTTTGCTCCGcaaaaattgtataattttgattttaaaaaaatatatattcggGGGTAGAAGGGAGAAAATGAACATTAGAAATGATTTTTACATTCgtaaaaagagaaatgagagagaaaatttaaatgagttaaaaagagaaaaatttacaaCGAGATAAAGCGTGTTGTGGAATGAAGCGAATGGTGCAACACTTTGATGAGACCAAAGGGCCAACACAAGTATGGGGTTGCTTGCCCATACCTAAAATACAACAATTGCACATGACAAGCTGGTTGGTTCGTTCATTCACTCAAATCATGCCTTTTGATTAGCCAATATGTTTTGGTTCCTTTCTTTTGAATTCAAATGTGAATCAATTATTCAATCTGGctgcaaataaaagaaaagtcctTCCTTCCAATAAGCACTTTCACAATAATGATTATTCCCATAAGAGATTAAAGTGCTTTTGTTTAAGCAAACCGAGAACGAAAATTGCTGCCAGGAGTGGCGTGGATTTCAGTGAGGAATTGTCAACTGGAATTTCAACCAACCGGGTAATTAAACATCGTCCTATGCACGTACTCATAGTGTCCATTCTATATATGTGTACAGATCTCTTAAAATCCAAATGGCGAAATCAATGGGGGGGAGAAaccaataaagaaaattaaaaaaggaaaaaaaaaaagaagaaaaggtgAGAGTACCCAGAAAAAGCTTTAATTCAAAGAGACCTTGGCAGAAGCACAGGTAGCAGCCGCTGCTTAGCTTGCAAAATGGCGAACAAAGTCATGTGCAAGCAGGcgatcttaattaattaattaattaagaagatTTAGGTGTTCTCATTGGGATGGCTTATGTGATTGTCCACCATACTTTCGACATTTAATCTTCCATTTTGGGTCCACTTTAATTGTGTATGATTATGAGTCAAAATCAGTATTATTCTTCCTAGATTGTGACACTGCGCGAGTGGGTCATAGTTAATTCTTTTCTCCCTGGCGTAATTAGGCGATTAGGAACAAGTTTGTTaatattgtagtttttaaaataattattattaattgtattgtaaaaataaactgCTACAAATATTtcgtgaaattaatttttaaaagtactgtgagttttaaaaattgttatatatgtttgatgaatcttattattaaattgttgtaaaaatttaaatgaatgaaatagaCATAATactgaataaattttatttatatacttataaacatgtatatataatttttttattgtacatatataataattgacaaataaaataaatatttagtattttgttatttcaatGTAATTGGTagaaatgatttatttaaatttaatgattttatttcctaaccGGACAAGGATAATAttggatttttataatatatgcaAGGATAcatattgaattatattaagtataaagctagttcttaaaattatattttgaaaagccGTTCCTTCTCtactttctaaaatttgttgtAGGCTGAGGTAATTTtagtaaaagtaatttttaaaattttttatcaaatatcaaaattaatttttaagtttttaaaatcactttttaaCCTCTCAAACATGATTCAAAATAGCCCTAGGATGGTTTTGTGTAACAAAAATGGGTGAGCTCACTTTTGGTGCATGCACATACGTAGGTTAAGCCATTTTTGGCAACCTCCTCTTAGTTCATTTCCTTGCTTCTAAGCCATCTTTTGTATTAAGCCGCATCGAATTAGGTGGGAGTTGTCGTTCAACTGTGTTACGACAGACAAATGAAAATCTTTATACATTGTACTGCATCggaacattaatttattcagaTGGTGAAAATAATTGTTCAATATAAAAGTGAAGGATAAGttgaatattattgttaaatccggaaataatttttatttttatttgatttttcttaaatagaCCTTGATGAAATGAGGATGCATGAGAATAATGAATTACTTTGTGtttaattataacaattttattaataaattagagAATAATAATACACTTTTCAAGTATCatcccaacattggttatCAAGTCAATTGTCATTTATTCatcaagtaaatttaccaattttatgaaattgggcAATAACCTATAAATGAATGTCAACTTTGATTCTTGGGATAGAAATATAAAGAACTGctcaaaattatgaaatgacgGAAAtgcctcatttttatttttattttacttagatccaaacaaaacaatgaaGTTAATAATTCATCAACggtaaaaagtcaaaaatgcCCTCACGTTACACGAATTAATATAGAGTTTAAATAGTGAGCACAGCAGCATTACTcatattcaaaaagaaaaaaaaaatagtgagcACTTTACCTTTTACGGGCCGATCCGGTGCGAGCGGGGATTAGTTTGGATTATAATACaggcttaaaggtgcctcccatACTAtgttaagttaaaaaaaaaagaaaaaaaaaacctccatctatatactttttttatttttagcttAACATAGtatcatattatataatatctGTATGtagtattaaattaatcacaataTGTAGTATCCCTAGATGACTTTATTCCAAAATTTAAGTAAGTAATATAAATAGTCTGCCGCGATTGGCTTAACATGGAAATTGCAAAGCAAAAACCATTGGGAATAATTCATGCAAGTAGCCTAAACATTGCATGTAAAATGCAATTCCAATACAGGCAACACATGCGAGCTGCCAGCTACTTTTTCGATTCCAACAACTTAAAGGCCGCAGAATACCAAAAACGGTACAGAAAAAAAGTACACCGTATgtacataaatttattgtgtaTTTGAGGCAGTAtctcattttgtattattaaataCATATGCATGAACGTAAATCAAGATatacagtaaattaaaagaatttataacGTGTGAGCAGTGAGTGAGCGTAGACATGCATGTGGAAATCAAAGATGAGCACATGCACGTAGTACGTGACGTGCATGACTACTGCCTCTGTGCTTCTCTGCAAATTGTTTGTTTaatgaatatataataaagtaaaggatatataaatattttccccccaaaaagaaaaataaaaaatcacaaatgggGTTTATTCTTGCTGCCCAGCGTCTGGGGATCTTTCCATGTTATTTGTTATAAAGAAGATAGGGTTCTTGTCCCCCCGCACCACCCCACATTCACTATTCATTACGTGACTTTTTTGGTTTCTCGTCAacttctttaataatttattgctGAAAATGACATTGGAGGACAAGATAATTACGATAAAAAAAACACTCTGAAGGTATAGTAGTCAAAACCTTAGCAAAGCTCAAAATCGAATTGATAATGCACAAGACTCTTAAGTTCTTAATCCACCATACATAAGCATATATACTCAAGAGTTGAACCTTTCCTTAAAGGAGAAGGCTTATAGATATGATTGACATACCCTGATATCAATTAGGCACAAATGCAAAGAAACCCACATGGACtgcaattaatatattttgactATTTCAACCTAAAGATACACACATGTGAAGTTATAAATGTTAATGGGCAAACATGGGACTG
This window contains:
- the LOC102630982 gene encoding GATA transcription factor 12-like, which produces METPEFYIGGYFNAASTNNFSSEKRVVVAADQKPGENFNFTVEDLLDFSNDDAIMNDGGFFENVAANSTDSSTVTSNSAVSGGENNFPANFSGCRSSNSFADSQFCGELCVPYDDLAELEWLSNFVEDSFSMDQTLQKSDLEFLSGSKSLTPESSSSSTRLEPVSPKASNPVFLPETPLPGKARSKRPRAAPCDWSTRLLHVSPKGPSVERESPNPLMHTESGDSVRKCLHCASEKTPQWRTGPMGPKTLCNACGVRYKSGRLVPEYRPAASPTFVSAKHSNSHRKVMELRRQKEMQRAPQQQFLGQRSIFGVSNGADDYLIHHPSGPDFRHMI